The stretch of DNA CTCACCTGCACGGCGCCCCATCAGATCGAGTGGCGCGACGTTCCCGAGCCGCGTCTCGAGAGCGGCACAGACGCCCTCGTTCGTCCGCTCGCCGTGGCTCGCTGCGACATCGATCTCTTCCTGACATCGGGCTTCGTCCCGCTGCGCGGGCCGTTCGCCCTCGGTCACGAGGCCGTTGCCGAAGTCGTCGACATCGGCGATTCGGTGACCGGCGTGACAAGAGGGCAACGCGTGGTCGTGTCGTTCGAGGTGAGCTGCGGGGACTGCCGTTCGTGTCACGCAGGTCACACAGCGAACTGCGATCGCTATCCGGTACTGTCGGACTACGGAATGCAACCGCTCTCGGGCGTCGAGTACGGCGGCATGCTGTCGGACATCGTCCGAGTGCCACACGCCGCGGCGATGCTCGCGCCCCTTGCGCCTGGCCTGGACCCCGTCGCGCTGGCAAGCGTGTCGGACAATGTCCTCGACGGCTATCGTGCGGTGGCGCCCCACCTCAGATCATTGCCCGGCGCAGATGTCTTGATCGTGTGTCACGGAG from Deltaproteobacteria bacterium encodes:
- a CDS encoding dehydrogenase, yielding MRQLTCTAPHQIEWRDVPEPRLESGTDALVRPLAVARCDIDLFLTSGFVPLRGPFALGHEAVAEVVDIGDSVTGVTRGQRVVVSFEVSCGDCRSCHAGHTANCDRYPVLSDYGMQPLSGVEYGGMLSDIVRVPHAAAMLAPLAPGLDPVALASVSDNVLDGYRAVAPHLRSLPGADVLIVCHG